One part of the candidate division WOR-3 bacterium genome encodes these proteins:
- the raiA gene encoding ribosome-associated translation inhibitor RaiA, whose translation MNITISARNFTLTDAITEFAGRKLGKLRRFEHHIIDGNLILEKDKSISIVELTLRVKHSTITCKVNTQDIYQGIIDVAKKAERQLQKYEDKFKERKRMAAKTKRV comes from the coding sequence ATGAACATTACGATCTCGGCACGAAATTTTACCTTGACCGATGCAATAACTGAGTTTGCAGGTCGTAAACTTGGCAAGTTAAGGAGGTTTGAGCATCACATCATCGATGGTAATCTAATATTGGAAAAAGATAAATCAATCAGTATCGTGGAACTCACACTCCGGGTCAAACACTCCACCATCACCTGCAAAGTCAATACCCAGGATATATATCAGGGGATAATTGATGTGGCAAAAAAAGCCGAAAGGCAGTTACAAAAATACGAGGATAAATTTAAAGAACGAAAAAGAATGGCTGCCAAAACCAAGCGCGTATGA